A window from Malassezia restricta chromosome I, complete sequence encodes these proteins:
- a CDS encoding COP9 signalosome complex subunit 3, giving the protein MAHQDLLTTDSFLAAAERALDANSASEALKQFLPDPPSKDVDDAVLGPQSTGRTAELFSQSTPPLVPLVCFAAEIRGLNSQIDAASVISPLREVLSHPDLHSNLLHMPRLVSQLAHAVAEKASLFPGLCATDILEQLYKVLSHEYQGVTNVHAPLLSELIRTSQIQKAEHVCRGTDITKSDFTLYLPQALGFLEYLYLAGMIYLQIGAYDEALHMWETAVSLPLEPVQAHQCASLKRAILLRLLRDGSIPSAETFFPFLDAVACSNYKRECNVYFEFAQAYGAYVLDSQNLLCDLVENSKLGFEGDNTLGLVEQCLQARPKHAICSLARVYKTFPLSHLTVFLGLESHEATFYHLQELSADETIQYEVTEWDLPNHLHSIPVPDGVLSMDAGRELVHFTQPTSNAQAFHQSLALALVSETRSSTLLKNDLTNIVLSQDVMSRILSFSGGTTFATDNREDDLMADT; this is encoded by the coding sequence ATGGCGCATCAAGACTTGCTAACGACTGATTCTTTTCTTGCTGCAGCAGAGCGTGCTCTTGATGCAAATTCTGCATCTGAAGCATTGAAGCAGTTTTTACCTGACCCACCATCCAAGGATGTTGACGATGCGGTTCTAGGGCCACAAAGCACAGGACGAACCGCAGAGCTATTCTCTCAAAGTACGCCCCCCCTCGTTCCACTGGTCTGCTTTGCAGCCGAAATTCGTGGACTAAATTCCCAGATTGATGCTGCTTCTGTTATATCACCTCTTCGAGAAGTTTTGAGTCACCCAGATCTGCATTCAAATCTGTTGCATATGCCACGTCTTGTTTCTCAACTCGCCCATGCTGTAGCGGAAAAAGCATCGCTATTTCCGGGATTGTGTGCCACTGACATTCTAGAACAACTCTATAAGGTGCTTTCACACGAATACCAAGGAGTCACTAATGTCCATGCTCCTTTACTATCAGAGCTCATTCGAACGTCTCAGATCCAAAAGGCGGAGCATGTGTGTCGGGGCACAGATATAACAAAAAGTGACTTCACGTTGTATCTTCCACAAGCTCTCGGTTTTCTCGAGTATTTGTACTTGGCAGGGATGATTTATTTGCAAATTGGTGCTTATGATGAAGCTCTCCATATGTGGGAGACCGCTGTATCGCTTCCACTAGAGCCAGTACAAGCCCACCAATGTGCTTCTTTGAAACGTGCCATTCTTTTGCGCTTGTTACGTGACGGCTCTATTCCGTCTGCGGAAACATTCTTTCCATTCTTAGATGCAGTGGCGTGTTCTAATTACAAGCGTGAATGCAATGTATATTTTGAATTTGCTCAAGCTTATGGTGCCTATGTATTAGACAGTCAAAATTTACTATGTGACTTGGTCGAAAATTCCAAGCTCGGATTCGAAGGCGATAATACACTCGGTTTAGTCGAACAGTGCCTCCAAGCTCGTCCAAAGCACGCTATTTGTTCTTTGGCCCGTGTCTACAAAACATTTCCCTTAAGTCACCTAACAGTATTCCTAGGACTCGAGTCGCATGAGGCTACGTTCTATCATTTGCAGGAGCTTTCTGCAGATGAGACGATACAATATGAGGTCACAGAATGGGACTTGCCAAATCATCTTCATTCGATTCCTGTGCCGGACGGTGTGCTTTCCATGGATGCTGGTCGAGAACTTGTGCATTTTACCCAACCAACATCCAATGCACAAGCCTTCCACCAATCCCTAGCTTTAGCCTTGGTATCTGAGACGAGATCTTCTACGCTGCTGAAAAATGATCTAACGAACATTGTGCTATCACAAGATGTTATGTCACGAATACTTTCGTTCAGTGGAGGAACCACGTTTGCTACAGATAATCGTGAAGACGATCTAATGGCGGACACATAG